A window from Mustela erminea isolate mMusErm1 chromosome 17, mMusErm1.Pri, whole genome shotgun sequence encodes these proteins:
- the S100A13 gene encoding protein S100-A13 has protein sequence MAAEPLTELEAAIETVVTTFFTFAGQEGRKGSLSINEFRELATQQLPHLLKDVGSLDEKMKSLDVNQDSELKFHEYWRLIGELAKEIRRERALETHKK, from the exons ATGGCGGCAGAGCCACTGACGGAGCTGGAGGCGGCCATTGAGACGGTGGTCACCACCTTCTTCACCTTCGCGGGGCAGGAGGGCCGGAAGGGCAGTCTCAGCATCAATGAGTTTAGGGAACTGGCCACTCAGCAGTTGCCTCACTTGCTCAAG GACGTGGGCTCCTTAGATGAGAAGATGAAGAGCTTGGATGTGAATCAGGACTCTGAGCTCAAGTTCCACGAGTACTGGAGACTGATAGGGGAGCTGGCCAAGGAGATCCGGAGGGAGAGGGCCCTGGAGACGCACAAGAAGTAA